From Pseudomonas vanderleydeniana, the proteins below share one genomic window:
- a CDS encoding YecA family protein, with translation MPIQNSPYNAFATLLSSNGHPVSPAELHGLLLGRSCAGAGFEADSWLVDAAELLEGEPQDNVRNALIGLQEMVKGELTSDDMTVVLLLPSDDAPLTERAAALGQWCQGFLAGFGLTYRANALSIEATEVLQDLAAIAQVQDALEESDDGESDYMEVMEYLRVAPLLLFTEVNKPAEPAAKPSLH, from the coding sequence ATGCCTATTCAGAATTCCCCCTATAACGCCTTTGCCACCCTGTTGAGCAGCAATGGTCATCCGGTCTCGCCGGCCGAACTGCACGGCCTGTTGCTCGGTCGCAGCTGCGCCGGCGCCGGTTTCGAAGCCGACAGCTGGCTGGTGGACGCCGCCGAGCTGCTCGAAGGCGAGCCCCAGGACAACGTGCGCAACGCCCTGATCGGCCTGCAGGAGATGGTCAAGGGCGAACTGACCAGCGATGACATGACCGTGGTCCTGCTGTTGCCGAGCGACGACGCGCCGCTGACCGAGCGTGCCGCCGCACTGGGCCAGTGGTGCCAGGGCTTCCTCGCCGGTTTCGGCCTGACCTACCGCGCCAACGCCCTGAGCATCGAGGCCACCGAGGTGCTGCAGGACCTGGCCGCGATCGCCCAGGTCCAGGACGCCCTGGAAGAGTCCGATGACGGCGAGAGCGACTACATGGAGGTCATGGAGTACCTGCGTGTCGCGCCGCTGCTGCTGTTCACCGAGGTCAACAAGCCGGCCGAACCGGCTGCCAAGCCTTCGCTGCACTGA
- a CDS encoding TIGR02449 family protein yields the protein MEDNDLHALMARLELLINRVEQLKSQNGLLLAQEKTWREERAHLIEKNENARRKVESMIARLKALEQDS from the coding sequence ATGGAAGACAACGACCTGCACGCACTGATGGCCAGGCTCGAACTGTTGATTAACCGGGTCGAGCAACTAAAAAGCCAAAACGGACTCCTATTAGCTCAGGAAAAGACCTGGCGCGAGGAGCGCGCACACCTTATTGAAAAGAACGAAAACGCCCGGCGCAAGGTTGAATCGATGATTGCGCGCCTCAAGGCCCTGGAGCAAGACTCATGA
- a CDS encoding cell division protein ZapA, translating into MSSSNNVTVQILDKEYSIICPQEERSNLVSAARYLDGKMREIRSSGKVIGADRIAVMAALNITHDLLHKQERPDVQASSSTREQVRDLLERVDLVLSSDSDTSKG; encoded by the coding sequence ATGAGTTCAAGCAATAACGTTACCGTGCAAATACTCGATAAAGAGTACTCGATCATCTGTCCCCAGGAAGAGCGCAGCAACCTGGTCAGCGCCGCACGCTACCTGGACGGCAAGATGCGTGAGATCCGCAGCAGCGGCAAGGTGATCGGTGCCGACCGCATCGCCGTGATGGCCGCGCTGAACATCACCCACGACCTGCTGCACAAGCAGGAGCGCCCGGACGTACAGGCCAGCAGCTCGACGCGCGAACAGGTGCGTGACCTGCTGGAACGGGTGGACCTGGTGCTGTCTTCCGATTCGGACACCAGCAAAGGCTGA
- a CDS encoding 5-formyltetrahydrofolate cyclo-ligase, which produces MTEPAPLSRPQLRRLLRKARRALSPGEQRQAARGLYRQLAQHPLFRRARHVSLYLPTDGEIDPRLLLREAQRRGKYTYLPVLSAWPRTKMVFQRIRPGEKLRPNRFRILEPRINPAAQRKVWALDLVLLPLVGFDPLGGRLGMGGGFYDRSLAYQSRRQNWRKPTLLGLAHECQKVARLDQASWDVPLRGTVTDSAWYIAQ; this is translated from the coding sequence ATGACCGAACCTGCGCCGCTTTCCCGCCCGCAACTTCGACGACTGCTGCGCAAGGCGCGCCGCGCACTCTCGCCCGGCGAGCAGCGCCAGGCCGCACGTGGCCTGTATCGACAGCTGGCCCAACACCCCCTGTTCCGCCGCGCCCGCCATGTCTCCCTGTACCTGCCGACCGACGGCGAGATCGACCCGCGCCTGCTGCTGCGCGAGGCACAGCGCCGGGGCAAGTACACCTACTTGCCGGTGTTGAGCGCCTGGCCACGGACCAAGATGGTGTTCCAGCGGATTCGTCCCGGAGAAAAGCTGCGGCCCAACCGCTTCCGTATTCTCGAGCCGCGGATCAACCCGGCCGCCCAGCGCAAGGTCTGGGCGCTCGACCTGGTGCTGTTGCCGTTGGTCGGTTTCGACCCGCTCGGCGGACGCCTGGGCATGGGTGGGGGGTTCTACGATCGCAGCCTGGCCTATCAGTCGCGTCGACAGAACTGGCGCAAGCCGACCTTGCTCGGGCTGGCCCACGAATGTCAGAAGGTGGCGAGACTGGACCAGGCCAGTTGGGATGTACCGCTACGGGGAACGGTGACGGACAGCGCGTGGTATATCGCGCAATGA
- a CDS encoding EVE domain-containing protein — protein sequence MAYWLMKSEPDELSIEGLAKLGETRWDGVRNYQARNFLRSMAVGDEFFFYHSSCPEPGIAGIGRIVEAAYPDPTALDPQSHYHDPKATAEKNPWSALQVGHVETFAKVLGLGYLKQQAALAQMPLVQKGSRLSVMPVTAEQWAAVLALR from the coding sequence ATGGCCTACTGGCTGATGAAATCCGAGCCCGACGAACTCTCGATCGAAGGCCTGGCCAAGCTGGGCGAAACCCGCTGGGACGGCGTACGCAACTACCAGGCGCGCAACTTCCTGCGGAGCATGGCGGTGGGCGACGAATTCTTCTTCTACCACTCCAGTTGCCCTGAACCCGGGATCGCCGGCATCGGCAGGATCGTCGAGGCGGCCTACCCGGACCCGACGGCGCTGGACCCGCAAAGCCACTACCACGACCCCAAGGCCACGGCCGAAAAGAATCCCTGGAGTGCATTGCAGGTCGGGCATGTCGAGACCTTCGCCAAGGTGCTCGGCCTCGGCTACCTGAAACAGCAGGCGGCGCTGGCGCAAATGCCGCTGGTGCAGAAAGGCAGCCGCCTGTCGGTCATGCCGGTAACGGCCGAGCAGTGGGCGGCCGTGCTTGCCTTGCGATGA
- a CDS encoding flagellar basal body-associated protein FliL, whose amino-acid sequence MKAWIMLMVALSLPMAVMAEEAKEGEGAAPKVSYISLSPPFVGNYGLDGTPKLKVYKADVAVRVTGDAAAQAVKANEPLIRNQLVALFAQQTVDSMSNVEAKEKMRQEALKQVQQVLTDETGKPQVEDLLFNNLIVQ is encoded by the coding sequence GTGAAAGCGTGGATCATGTTGATGGTGGCCTTGTCGCTGCCGATGGCGGTGATGGCGGAAGAGGCCAAGGAAGGCGAGGGCGCGGCGCCCAAGGTCAGCTATATCAGCCTGAGCCCGCCATTCGTGGGCAACTATGGCCTGGACGGCACTCCGAAGCTCAAGGTCTACAAGGCCGACGTGGCGGTGCGGGTGACCGGTGATGCGGCAGCCCAGGCGGTCAAGGCCAACGAGCCGTTGATCCGCAACCAGTTGGTGGCACTGTTCGCCCAGCAGACCGTGGACTCGATGAGCAACGTCGAGGCCAAGGAAAAGATGCGCCAGGAAGCCCTCAAGCAGGTCCAGCAGGTGCTCACCGACGAGACCGGCAAGCCGCAGGTGGAAGACCTGCTGTTCAACAACCTGATCGTGCAGTAA
- a CDS encoding NADPH:quinone oxidoreductase family protein → MKAVLCKAFGTAETLVLEEIASPTAKKNEILLQVHAAGVNFPDTLIIEGKYQFKPPFPFSPGGEAAGVVTAVGEKVGHLKVGDRVMALTGWGSFAEEVAVPAYNVLPIPATMDFTSAAAFSMTYGTSMHALKQRAQLQPGETLLVLGASGGVGLAAVEIGKAMGARVIAAASSADKLAVAKAAGADELINYSETSLKDEIKRLTDGNGADVIYDPVGGDLFDQAVRSIAWNGRLLVVGFASGRIPELPVNLTLLKGAAVVGVFWGSFAQRQPQDNAANFQQLFAWFAEGRLKPLVSRTYPLAEAARAIDELGQRKAVGKVVVQVR, encoded by the coding sequence ATGAAAGCCGTACTGTGCAAAGCCTTCGGCACTGCCGAGACGCTGGTGCTGGAGGAAATCGCGAGTCCGACTGCGAAGAAGAACGAAATCCTGCTGCAGGTCCATGCCGCCGGGGTGAACTTCCCGGATACGCTGATCATCGAGGGCAAATACCAGTTCAAGCCGCCCTTCCCGTTCTCGCCCGGCGGCGAGGCCGCCGGCGTGGTCACGGCCGTGGGAGAGAAGGTCGGCCATCTCAAGGTCGGCGACCGGGTCATGGCCCTGACCGGCTGGGGCAGCTTCGCCGAGGAAGTGGCGGTACCCGCCTACAACGTGCTGCCGATCCCCGCCACGATGGATTTCACCAGCGCCGCCGCCTTCAGCATGACCTACGGCACCTCGATGCATGCCCTCAAGCAACGCGCCCAATTGCAGCCTGGGGAAACCCTGCTGGTGCTCGGTGCTTCCGGCGGTGTCGGCCTGGCGGCGGTGGAGATCGGCAAGGCGATGGGCGCACGGGTGATCGCCGCCGCCAGCAGCGCCGACAAGCTCGCCGTGGCCAAGGCCGCCGGCGCCGATGAGTTGATCAACTACAGCGAAACCAGCCTCAAGGACGAGATCAAGCGCCTGACCGATGGCAACGGTGCCGACGTGATCTACGATCCGGTGGGCGGCGACCTGTTCGACCAGGCCGTGCGCTCCATTGCCTGGAACGGCCGGCTGCTGGTGGTCGGCTTCGCCAGCGGGCGCATCCCCGAGCTGCCGGTGAACCTGACGCTGCTCAAGGGCGCTGCAGTGGTCGGGGTGTTCTGGGGCTCCTTCGCCCAACGCCAGCCACAGGACAACGCGGCGAACTTCCAGCAACTGTTCGCCTGGTTCGCCGAGGGCAGGCTCAAGCCGCTGGTGTCGCGGACCTATCCGCTGGCCGAAGCGGCCCGCGCCATCGATGAGCTTGGCCAGCGCAAAGCCGTGGGCAAGGTGGTGGTCCAGGTCCGCTGA
- a CDS encoding flagellar basal body-associated protein FliL, translating into MIALLHKLLPGALLLSALILPVTAQAQKTQGLRDTTVLIVRHAEKPDQGRGLSPRGEQRAQAYASYFDPLKLKDQDLVPQRLIATSDSKESDRPRLTLTPLAQRLQLPIEQPYADDQVDKLVKSLGKDNPAPVLLIAWHHGHIDNLIEAFGGDTKKLLGHKHWPDDVYDWLLVLRFDDQGKLVESRSERIQEHLLPGDGGTP; encoded by the coding sequence ATGATTGCGCTGCTGCACAAACTGCTACCTGGTGCCCTGCTGTTGTCGGCGCTGATACTGCCCGTCACGGCCCAGGCCCAGAAGACGCAAGGCCTGCGCGACACCACCGTGCTGATCGTCCGGCACGCGGAAAAACCCGACCAGGGCCGCGGCCTCAGCCCCCGGGGCGAGCAACGCGCCCAGGCCTATGCCAGCTACTTCGACCCGCTCAAGCTCAAGGACCAGGACCTGGTACCGCAACGCCTGATCGCCACCAGCGACAGCAAGGAAAGCGACCGCCCGCGCCTGACCCTCACCCCGCTCGCGCAACGCCTGCAACTGCCGATCGAACAACCGTACGCCGACGACCAGGTCGACAAGCTGGTCAAGTCACTGGGCAAGGACAACCCGGCACCGGTGCTGCTGATCGCCTGGCATCACGGCCACATCGACAACCTGATCGAGGCCTTTGGTGGCGACACGAAAAAGCTGCTGGGCCACAAGCACTGGCCGGATGACGTCTACGACTGGCTGCTGGTCCTGCGTTTCGATGATCAGGGCAAACTGGTCGAATCGCGCAGCGAAAGGATCCAGGAACACTTGCTGCCCGGCGATGGCGGGACTCCCTGA
- the glpT gene encoding glycerol-3-phosphate transporter codes for MFAFFRPAAHRAPLPEEKIDSTYRRLRWQIFAGIFFGYAGYYLLRKNFSLAMPYLIEQGYSRGDLGVAMSAIAIAYGLSKFLMGLVSDRSNPRYFLTFGLLISAAVMFIFGFAPWATSSVTMMFILLFINGWAQGMGWPPSGRTMVHWWSQKERGSVVSVWNVAHNVGGGLIGPLFLLGMAWFNDWHAAFYVPATVALGVAAFAFITMRDTPQSVGLPPVEKYKNDYPEGYDASHESEFSAKEIFVKYVLRNKMLWYIAMANVFVYLLRYGVLDWAPTYLKEAKHFDVDKTSWAYFFYEWAGIPGTLLCGWMSDKIFRGNRGLTGMVFMGLVTVATLVYWLNPAGNPTVDMIALFSIGFLIYGPVMLIGLQALELAPKKAAGTAAGFTGLFGYLGGSVAASAAMGYTVDHFGWDGGFVLLVVACLLSMAFLAPTLWHTRAASSSRSAIA; via the coding sequence ATGTTTGCCTTCTTTCGACCTGCCGCACACCGGGCACCCCTGCCCGAGGAAAAAATAGACAGCACCTACCGACGCCTGCGCTGGCAGATCTTCGCCGGGATCTTCTTCGGCTATGCCGGTTACTACCTGCTGCGCAAGAACTTCTCGCTGGCCATGCCGTACCTGATCGAACAGGGCTATAGCCGTGGCGACCTGGGTGTGGCGATGTCGGCGATCGCCATCGCCTACGGCCTGTCGAAGTTCCTCATGGGCCTGGTGTCCGACCGCTCCAACCCGCGCTACTTCCTGACCTTCGGCCTGCTGATCTCTGCGGCGGTGATGTTCATTTTCGGTTTCGCACCCTGGGCCACGTCCAGCGTCACCATGATGTTCATCCTGCTGTTCATCAACGGCTGGGCCCAGGGCATGGGCTGGCCGCCGAGCGGACGGACCATGGTGCACTGGTGGTCGCAAAAGGAACGCGGCAGCGTGGTGTCGGTGTGGAACGTCGCGCATAACGTCGGCGGGGGTCTGATCGGCCCGCTGTTCCTGCTCGGCATGGCCTGGTTCAACGATTGGCATGCAGCGTTCTACGTACCGGCGACCGTGGCCCTGGGCGTCGCGGCATTCGCTTTCATCACCATGCGCGATACCCCGCAGTCGGTCGGCCTGCCGCCCGTCGAGAAGTACAAGAACGATTACCCCGAAGGCTACGACGCCAGCCACGAAAGCGAATTCAGCGCCAAGGAAATCTTCGTCAAGTACGTGCTGCGCAACAAGATGCTCTGGTACATCGCCATGGCCAACGTCTTCGTCTACCTGCTGCGCTACGGGGTCCTGGACTGGGCGCCGACCTACCTCAAGGAAGCCAAGCACTTCGACGTCGACAAGACCTCCTGGGCCTATTTCTTCTACGAGTGGGCAGGGATTCCGGGCACGCTGCTGTGCGGCTGGATGTCGGACAAGATCTTCCGCGGCAACCGTGGCCTGACCGGCATGGTGTTCATGGGCCTGGTGACCGTGGCGACCCTGGTGTACTGGCTCAACCCGGCCGGCAACCCGACCGTCGACATGATCGCGCTGTTCTCCATCGGCTTCCTGATCTACGGCCCGGTCATGCTGATCGGCCTGCAGGCGTTGGAACTGGCACCGAAGAAAGCCGCAGGCACTGCTGCCGGCTTCACCGGCCTGTTCGGCTACCTGGGTGGTTCGGTCGCGGCGAGTGCCGCCATGGGCTACACCGTCGACCACTTCGGCTGGGATGGCGGTTTTGTCCTGCTGGTGGTGGCCTGCCTGCTGTCCATGGCCTTCCTGGCCCCGACCCTGTGGCACACCCGCGCGGCCAGTTCGAGCCGTAGCGCTATCGCCTGA
- a CDS encoding gamma-glutamylcyclotransferase has translation MAATDPVLSGLAYPPRLELGAQLTHEQLLSSMQATMARHKGGPVWLFAYGSLIWRPECSAVERVRGRVHGYHRGLYLWSHEHRGTPELPGLVFGLDRGGSCSGFAYRLPEDQLEASLYALWQREMPVPSYRPHWLNCRLETGQTVQALGFVLERHLPSYAGNLPDSVLTQVLQSACGRYGTTRDYVEQTASALRSHAMPDRNLEARLKRCRSGSH, from the coding sequence ATGGCTGCTACAGATCCTGTGTTATCGGGTTTGGCTTATCCGCCGCGCCTTGAGCTGGGGGCGCAACTGACCCACGAACAATTGCTCAGCTCGATGCAGGCCACGATGGCCCGACACAAGGGAGGGCCGGTCTGGCTGTTTGCCTACGGTTCACTGATCTGGCGGCCGGAGTGTTCGGCAGTGGAGCGCGTGCGGGGGCGGGTGCACGGCTATCACCGTGGCCTGTACCTGTGGTCCCATGAGCATCGCGGCACGCCGGAGTTGCCGGGGCTGGTGTTCGGCCTGGACCGTGGCGGCTCCTGCAGCGGCTTTGCCTACCGGCTGCCGGAGGATCAACTGGAGGCGTCGCTCTATGCCCTGTGGCAGCGCGAGATGCCAGTGCCGTCCTATCGACCGCACTGGCTCAACTGCCGGCTGGAAACCGGACAGACGGTTCAGGCCCTGGGCTTCGTGCTCGAGCGGCATCTGCCCAGCTATGCCGGTAACCTGCCTGACAGCGTGCTGACCCAAGTGCTGCAAAGTGCTTGCGGGCGTTACGGCACCACCCGCGATTACGTCGAACAGACCGCCAGCGCCCTGCGCAGCCATGCCATGCCGGATCGCAACCTGGAGGCACGGCTCAAGCGCTGCCGCTCTGGCTCGCACTGA
- a CDS encoding TonB-dependent receptor plug domain-containing protein has protein sequence MGSNTQHRLYSAILSAHLLTAAGAMTFTSVAAADSENTTADAPKLDTVIVTGTRAQERTASGSLSPIDVISGDSLRSSGSDELGTVLSRLIPSINFPRPSLVDGAELVRPAQLRGLSPDQVLVLVNGKRRHTSAFVNLGGAVGRGSAPADLNAIPISAVDHIEVLRDGASARYGSDAIAGVINVILKSADHGGSISSKFGEYKKGDGIHRQLDGNSGFVLGDNGFFNLSGEGADNDYTNRAGKDYRPASVGSTTYGQQVFRQGEPATNEGKLQFNSAYSFNDAAELYSFGGYSKRRGETAAFYRASNASNNIPAIFPDGYLPLIHGNLEDTSLVVGLRGLLADDWHYDLSANYGKNEYELSTETINTSLGLNSPRKFDNGTLSNDQRQLNLDLSREFSLGWLPYPVSVALGAEYLRQGYQISAGQPESYYQSGSSGLGGFRAADAGSYSRHNFAQYLDLETHFTEKLSASAAVRHEDYSDFGSNVSGSLSARYDFTPQVAVRGSISNGFRAPSLAQQNFTYTSSQLIGSTVQEAGTFAANSQVARLLGAEDLKAEKSRNYSLGLVLEPADNLTVTADFYRIDIRDRISLSSNLVLNNAAINYLQANGVGNINYTSARYFTNATNTSTNGIDLVANYRYQLDNGARWNSTLGYNYNRTKVTDVKDNPAILNQLGVNLVRVDRRERLGLLGDTTPRHKLTFGNDLSFGNWVLHSNLTRYGSFTSYQADAINDQTFKAAWLLDLAADYKLKQWTFTLGGDNVTDKYPEKLSAYANSGGNLAYSTYSPYGYSGAFYYGKVTYNW, from the coding sequence ATGGGGAGCAACACGCAACACCGGCTGTACTCGGCGATTTTGTCCGCTCATTTGCTGACCGCCGCAGGCGCGATGACCTTCACCTCGGTGGCTGCCGCCGACTCGGAAAACACCACGGCCGATGCGCCGAAACTCGATACCGTCATTGTCACCGGCACCCGCGCCCAGGAGCGCACCGCCAGTGGTTCGCTGTCGCCGATCGACGTGATCAGTGGCGACAGCCTGCGCAGCAGCGGCTCGGATGAGCTGGGCACGGTCCTGTCGCGGTTGATTCCCTCGATCAACTTCCCGCGTCCGTCGCTGGTGGATGGCGCCGAGCTGGTGCGTCCGGCGCAACTGCGCGGCCTGTCGCCGGACCAGGTGCTGGTACTGGTCAATGGCAAGCGCCGGCATACCAGTGCCTTCGTCAACCTCGGGGGTGCGGTAGGGCGTGGCTCGGCCCCGGCCGACCTGAATGCGATCCCGATTTCGGCGGTCGACCACATCGAGGTGCTGCGTGATGGCGCCTCGGCCCGCTATGGCTCCGATGCGATTGCCGGGGTGATCAACGTGATCCTCAAGAGCGCCGACCACGGCGGCTCGATCTCGAGCAAGTTCGGCGAATACAAGAAGGGCGATGGCATTCATCGCCAGCTCGACGGCAACAGCGGCTTCGTCCTGGGCGATAACGGTTTCTTCAACCTTTCCGGCGAAGGGGCCGACAACGACTACACCAACCGCGCCGGCAAGGACTATCGCCCGGCCAGCGTCGGCTCGACGACCTATGGCCAGCAGGTGTTCCGCCAAGGCGAGCCGGCCACCAACGAGGGCAAGCTGCAGTTCAACTCCGCCTACAGTTTCAACGACGCCGCCGAACTCTACAGCTTCGGTGGCTACAGCAAGCGTCGCGGCGAAACGGCGGCGTTCTACCGGGCGAGCAACGCTTCGAACAACATCCCGGCGATCTTCCCCGACGGCTACCTGCCACTGATCCACGGCAACCTCGAGGACACCTCGCTGGTGGTCGGCCTGCGCGGCCTGCTGGCGGATGACTGGCACTACGACCTGTCGGCCAACTACGGCAAGAACGAGTACGAGCTGAGCACCGAAACCATCAACACCTCGCTGGGCCTGAACAGCCCGCGCAAATTCGACAACGGCACCCTGAGCAACGACCAGCGCCAGCTGAACCTCGACCTGTCGCGCGAATTCAGCCTCGGCTGGCTGCCGTACCCGGTCTCGGTGGCGCTGGGTGCCGAGTACCTGCGCCAAGGCTACCAGATCAGCGCCGGCCAGCCCGAGTCCTACTACCAGAGCGGCAGTTCGGGCCTTGGCGGCTTCCGTGCCGCGGACGCCGGCAGCTACTCGCGGCACAACTTCGCCCAGTACCTGGACCTGGAAACCCATTTCACCGAGAAGCTCAGCGCCTCGGCAGCGGTGCGCCACGAGGACTACAGCGACTTCGGCTCCAACGTCAGCGGTTCGTTGTCGGCGCGCTACGACTTCACCCCGCAGGTGGCGGTGCGCGGCAGCATTTCCAACGGTTTCCGCGCGCCGTCCCTGGCCCAGCAGAACTTCACCTACACCTCGTCGCAACTGATCGGCTCGACCGTGCAGGAAGCCGGCACCTTCGCCGCCAACAGCCAGGTGGCGCGGCTGCTCGGCGCCGAGGACCTGAAGGCGGAGAAATCGCGCAACTACAGCCTCGGCCTGGTACTGGAGCCGGCGGACAACCTGACGGTGACGGCCGACTTCTACCGCATCGACATCCGTGACCGCATCAGCCTGTCGTCCAACCTGGTGCTGAACAACGCCGCGATCAACTACCTGCAGGCCAACGGGGTCGGCAACATCAACTACACCAGCGCGCGTTACTTCACCAACGCCACCAACACCAGCACCAACGGCATCGACCTGGTGGCCAACTATCGCTATCAGCTGGACAACGGCGCGCGCTGGAACAGCACCCTGGGCTATAACTACAACAGGACCAAGGTCACCGATGTGAAGGACAACCCGGCGATCCTCAATCAACTGGGGGTCAACCTGGTGCGGGTGGATCGTCGTGAGCGGCTGGGCCTGCTGGGCGATACCACGCCCCGGCACAAGCTGACGTTCGGCAACGACCTGAGCTTCGGCAACTGGGTGCTGCACAGCAACCTGACCCGCTACGGTTCGTTCACCAGCTACCAGGCCGACGCGATCAACGACCAGACCTTCAAGGCGGCCTGGCTGCTGGACCTGGCGGCGGACTACAAGCTCAAGCAGTGGACCTTCACCCTGGGCGGCGACAACGTCACCGACAAGTACCCGGAGAAGCTCAGCGCCTACGCCAACAGCGGCGGCAACCTGGCCTACAGCACTTATTCGCCGTACGGTTACAGCGGCGCGTTCTATTACGGTAAAGTGACTTACAACTGGTAA
- a CDS encoding sn-glycerol-3-phosphate transporter produces MNRTLLAAILALTLGPASAALAIQDTPVEKGFWYAQTSLYTRHYSPAPEHNNNQDLLGLERHDGSGWLYGAATFRNSFSQRSYYGYVGQRFDSARYPLYAKVTGGLLQGYRGEYRDKIPLNRLGVAPVVIPSVGTYYGPVAAELVLLGFNAAMITTGVRF; encoded by the coding sequence ATGAATCGAACCTTGCTCGCCGCCATCCTTGCCCTGACACTGGGCCCGGCCAGCGCCGCGCTCGCCATCCAGGACACGCCAGTGGAAAAGGGCTTCTGGTACGCCCAGACCAGCCTGTATACCCGGCACTATTCGCCAGCCCCCGAACACAACAACAACCAGGACCTGCTCGGCCTGGAGCGTCATGACGGCTCGGGATGGCTGTATGGTGCGGCGACCTTTCGCAACTCGTTCAGCCAGCGCTCGTACTATGGCTATGTCGGGCAGCGCTTCGACAGTGCGCGTTATCCGCTGTATGCGAAGGTGACGGGAGGGTTGTTGCAGGGCTATCGCGGCGAGTACCGCGACAAGATCCCGTTGAACCGCCTGGGCGTGGCACCGGTGGTGATTCCGTCGGTGGGCACCTACTACGGGCCGGTGGCGGCGGAACTGGTGCTACTGGGGTTCAATGCGGCGATGATCACCACCGGGGTTCGATTCTGA
- a CDS encoding CDP-6-deoxy-delta-3,4-glucoseen reductase, with the protein MRVTLQPSGAVLEIRPGERILDGARRLGYDCPQSCRNGNCHVCAALLVEGRVAQAGAVRDHGEFYTCIAEPLEDCVVLWDGVLALGELPVRSLACQLTECVEIGGDVWRVRLRAPAGKPPRYHAGQYLMIERDSGEKSAFSLASAPHAGRDLELHVLAREASARKLIEQLQRNRMARVELPFGDTHLAELPDAPLVLIAAGTGMAQMHSLIEHCRSRGFEHPVHLYWGVRRPEDFYALEHWDEWQKLPNLFLHKVVSDLCGWEGRCGMLHEAVCEDIADLSSVRVYASGSPAMIYATLDALVEAGMDAHQMRADVFAYAPRP; encoded by the coding sequence ATGCGTGTGACCTTGCAGCCCTCTGGAGCCGTACTGGAGATACGGCCAGGAGAGCGGATTCTCGACGGTGCCCGGCGGCTGGGCTATGACTGCCCGCAAAGCTGCCGCAATGGCAACTGTCACGTCTGTGCGGCCCTGCTGGTGGAAGGGCGGGTCGCGCAGGCGGGCGCTGTCCGTGACCATGGCGAGTTCTACACTTGTATCGCCGAGCCCCTGGAAGATTGCGTGGTGCTCTGGGATGGTGTCCTGGCCCTGGGAGAATTGCCGGTGCGTAGCCTGGCGTGTCAGTTGACCGAATGCGTCGAGATCGGCGGCGATGTCTGGCGGGTACGCCTGCGGGCGCCGGCGGGCAAGCCGCCGCGCTACCACGCCGGGCAATACCTGATGATCGAGCGTGACAGCGGCGAGAAATCGGCGTTTTCCCTGGCCTCTGCGCCACATGCCGGGCGCGACCTGGAGCTGCATGTGCTGGCCCGTGAAGCCAGCGCGCGCAAGCTGATCGAGCAGTTGCAGCGCAACCGCATGGCGCGGGTCGAACTGCCGTTCGGCGATACCCACCTGGCCGAGTTGCCGGATGCGCCGCTGGTGCTGATCGCCGCCGGTACCGGCATGGCGCAGATGCACAGCCTGATCGAGCATTGCCGGTCGCGGGGCTTCGAACACCCGGTGCACCTGTACTGGGGCGTGCGGCGGCCCGAGGACTTCTACGCGCTGGAGCATTGGGACGAGTGGCAGAAGTTGCCCAACCTGTTCCTGCACAAGGTGGTCAGCGACCTGTGTGGCTGGGAAGGGCGCTGCGGCATGCTGCACGAGGCGGTCTGCGAGGACATTGCCGACCTGTCGAGCGTGCGGGTCTATGCCAGCGGCTCGCCGGCGATGATCTATGCAACGCTGGATGCGCTGGTCGAGGCGGGGATGGACGCGCACCAGATGCGTGCCGATGTGTTCGCCTACGCGCCCAGGCCCTGA